The nucleotide sequence CCGGCAGGCTCCGGGTTCAGAAGGTGGATGCGGAAACATTGGCAAGCCACACGCTCACCGTCCAGGTGCAGGATTGCGGAGTACCGCGCTACGCCGCGACCCAGACTTTCACCATCAATATCCTCAACACCGGCGAACCGCCGCAGGTCGAAGGCAAGCTCCTGACGGCGACGAAGACGATGGCCGACGGTACGTCGCTCGGCACGCCGGCCGCCACTGTCGAACAAGGTCGCACGGTCGTCAGCCGCTCCATCGTGGCGGGTAACGACGGCCATTTCGCCATCAACTCCAGCACCGGAGCCATCACCGTCACCAACGCCAGCACCCTTCCCGATCCGGGTGTGATCGTTCTTACCGTCAAGGTCACGGACAGCAGCGGAGCCAGCGGCTTCGGCACCGCGACGATCCTCTGCAACCGCACGAAAGGCATCCTCGAAGAGCGCTGGGCCGGCTCCGCCATCGGCGGAAACCCCTCGTCAACCAGCACTTACACCACCTTCACCTCCGCTCAGAACGTGTCGAACAATTACATCCGCCGCGTATCCGGCTGGCTGATCCCGATGAAAACAGGGATTCACACCTTCTGGATCTCTTCGGACGACGGCAGCACGCTCTCACTCAGCACCGACGGGACTGAAGCCAACAAACGAGCCATCGCCACCGTCAGCGGCTACACGAATTTCCAGCAATGGACGGCATCCTCGTCGCAGAAATCCCAACCCGTTTTTCTGGAGATGGGTCGGGCCTACTACATCGAGGCGATCCAGACGGAAGGCTCCGGCGGCGACCATGTCTCCGTGGCATGGGAGGGCCCCGGCATCGCGCGGCAGGTCATCCCGAACGCGGTGCTCATCCCGCGGAATGCGACAGCCGCATTCCCTCCCCGCCCATCCGTGCCGACGGTCTCGCTGACAACCCCTGACTCGGGTGAACGACTGTTCACCCCCGGCACATTCCCGGTATCCGCCACACCCGGTGACAACACGCTCACCATTTTCAGAGTGGCGTTTTTTGATGGTGAGACGCTGATCGGCGAGGACGACACCCCGCCTTACAGCATCAACTGGATCAATCCGGAGGTCGGCCCCCATTCCCTGAGCGCGCGTGTTTTCCATACCGTCGGCACGCTCGATTCCATCGCCATCACCGTCACCGTGGCTCCGCAAACACCCATGACGTCCTGGCAAAATGCCAAATTTGGTGCGGCGGCGGGCGACCCGTCAGTCTCGGGTCCTCACGCGGACCCCAATCACAACGGCCTCGTGAACCTTCTGGAGTATGCTCTCGGCACGGAACCAAACTCCCCTTTTTCTTCTCCCCCTGTGCGAGGAGCGATATTCGAAAACCGGCTTACTCTTTCATTCTCCCGCAACACTTCCGCCAGTGATGTGGTCTTGAAGGTGCAGGCAAGTGACGAAGTTACCGGGCAATGGAGCGACCTCGCCGTCAGCACCGATGGAGGAGCGTTTTCAGCCCTGATCCCGGGGGTGGTGGTTACGGAATCCCCAGGCGGAGCAACTCGCGACGTATCCGTCAGCGACTTCGTCGCAAACGACTCCCCCGCCCCCATCCGCAGATTCATGCGCGTCCATGCCTCCCTTCGTTGAGGGCGCGCGGGGCTGTGGGGGGAAAATAGCAGATCGCCACGCGGGGAAATCCAGGCTAGCGTCCGACCATGCAAACCGTGGCCACCTTCACGACCCCGGAAGACGCACATCTCTTCCGCACCTTTCTCGGGTCCCACGGGATCGAGGCATTTTTGTTGGATGAGCATTTCATCCAGAGTTTCTGGTATTACAGCAACACCCTCGGCGGAGTGAGACTGGCGGTGCAGGACGAGGATCTGGAGCATGCGGCGGACATCCATCAGGCCTACATGGACACCCTGAGAAAAGGCCCCTATCCTTTGCAACCTGTCCGCGCGTGGCCCGTGGTGATACTGCTTTCCATTCTCTTCAGCGTGCCCTTGCCGATCTTCGGACGACAGCCGTGGCGTCAGGACTAGTGGCACAGGCAACCGGGATCCGGCTTCTCCCCCCCACCTTTGGGAACCGGCGGGCCGGACGCGGAGAAACACGCGACGATGGGTGCCGGATTCGATATTTTATCATCACAAAAAACAAATCCTCCCGACCGCAACGCTCTATGGATGAAACCAGCGACAATCCCATGGCAAATTCAACCGCGGCCACCGAAGCATCTCCCGCAGCCTCCGCATGGCGCGAGTGGCTGGAAGAGCACGGCCCCAAGCTACTGCTCTTTGCCCGCCAGCAGTCCAGATCTCATGAGGATGCCAAGGACATCTTCCAGGATGCTCTCGTCAAACTCGTCGAAAAGGTCCGCAGCGGCGAATTCGTCGGCGGGCAGGAAGCATGGCTTCCCTACCTCTATACCGCCATCCGCCGCCTCGCCATCGATCTGAGCCGCCGGGACGACCGCCGCAAGCGCCGCGAGGACAATGTGTCCGCCGATGCGGAAGCATTTTCCAACGATCTCCAGCCATGGTTTGAAACCGAGTCATCCGACGACGAGACACGTTCCCAGCTCGAACGGGGTCTCAAGGAACTGCCCGAAAAGTTCGCCGAGGTCATCACCATGAAAATATGGGGCGAACGCACGTTCGCGGAAATCGGCGAAACGCTCGGCATCTCACAGAACACCGCCGCCTCGCGCTACCGTTACGGCCTTGAAGCGCTCAAGAAACTTCTCAGCAACGCCCGCAACCGTGGCGACCTTTCCATCTGACACCTTCCACCAAACCACATGAAGCAAGATCATTCATCCATCGAAGCGGAACTCCGGTCGCTGCAGGCCGCGATGCTCGATGACGAACTGCTCCGGCGGCTCGAAGCCGCCGCGGAGGGGACCCAGACGCAGCTCACCCGTGAGGAACTCCGGTTCGAGGACTCCCTCCGCAGGCATTCACCCGCCCGGCTTTCTCTCGATTTCCTCACACGTCTCGAAGCCGTGGTGCATGAGGTTCCATTCCCGGTGAATGAGAAGATCGTGATGTTTCCCAAGGCCCAGCAGGGCAAACAAACACCCGCCGCCCGCACCAACCGTCCGATGTGGAGCGCTGCGGCGGCCGTCGCGCTGGTCGGCGCCATCTCCGCCCTGATGATTCCCACCGGGAAGACTCCGGAGAGGACCGCCCGCCAGGCAGACCCCGCCCCTCTCTCTCAAGACGGTCCGGCAAACCTCATTCCCGCCAGCTTCAACCGCGGCGTGAGCGAGGTGAGCGACGAGGGCATCGTCTGGAAGTCCAACAACCAGCCGCACAGCGTCGTCCGTGTCGTCTATCAGGACCGCATCACCCTGAAGGATGGGGACGGCCGGACCTATCAGGTCGAGCAGCCGAAGGTCAAATACATGCTGGTTCCCGCGAAAACGGACTGAAAACACGATTCAAAAAAAGACAAAGACATCAAACTACTACGCTTATAGTATGTAAACAATGAAAACAAAATCATTCCATCTTGTTACGGCGGGCCTGGCCGCCATGATCTCCCCCGCCCTCGCGTTGGAGGCCCCGGCGGACAACGCCCCGCCACCACCCGCGGTGAAGGAGGACCGGGCGGCGGTGCCCAAAATCCAGATCCCGCAGGTCAAGGGACTGGTGGCACCGAAGCCGGCCGCGGCGTTCCTCGGCGTCGTCACCGGCGAGCTCCCGAAACTCCTGGCCGACCACCTCGTCCTCGACAAGGGCCAGGGAGTGGTAGTCCGCTCGGTCGTGTCGGACAGCCCTGCCGAGAAAGCCGGACTGGCGGTGAATGACGTGATCACCAAGGTGGGCGAGATCTCCGTGGGCAGTCCTGCCGACATCACCCAGCAGATCACCTCGTTCAAACCGGGCGAAAGCGTCGTCCTCCAGATCATCCACAAGGGCCAGCCATCCAAACTGGAGGTGAAGTTGGAGAGCAAGCCTGCCGAGCTCACGATGATGGACCAGCTCCCACCAGAGCAGCTCGACCTGGAGAACCTGCCGAAGGAACTGGCCGACCGGGTGCGCGGTGCCATCGCCGGCAACGTCGGTGCCCTCGACCTCCAGCAGGACATGGATGCCGAAACACTCTCGCTGGAGATGAAAAACGCCGTCGAGCAGATGCAGAAGCGCATGCAAGGCGCCTTTGCGGAAGCCATGGCGGATGAACAGGAGAGCAAGGAGGAGACGCGGACGACAAACAGCGAGGCCACGGTCAGGATGTCTGACAATGATGGCAGCGTGGAGGTGAAGTCCAAGAACGGTGCCAAGCAGGTCACCGTCCGCGACCATCAGGACAACGTGGTCTGGAGCGGTCCTTGGGACACCGCGGCGGACAAACAGGCCGCTCCCGGCGATGTCCAGACCCGGGTGGCCCGGCTCAACCTCGACTCCAGCTTCAAGGGTGGCGGCCTGCGGCTCCGCATGAACTCCCATCCCGTCCCTCCGGAGGAATAATCGAACGAGTTTTTTATGGCAAAGGGTTCACACCCGCATCCGTTCACACGGGTGCGGGTGTGTTTTTTCGGTCTCCACCTTGCTGGAACGTGCGATCCCGGATCCCGGTTCACGAAAATGCCGCCCTCCCGCGCCCGCCGCTCCGATTTCTAGCCATTGCCTGGCACCGCTCCGCTCAGCGTGACTTTTGCGCTCGCAAGCAGTCCGTGCGGTCCGCTCACATCCCCCTCGATCTGCACGAGCCCTCCGAGAGATCCCTCGATTTTCGCCCGGATCTCCAGCACGTCCCCCGGAACCGCCGCTCCCAGGACTTTCGCCGCACGCACTCCGGTCAGGCGCAGTTCCGTCAGCGCGGGCTGGACGACGATGCCGCCGAGCTGTGCGATGGCTTCGATGAGCAGCACGCCCGGCATCATCGGGTTTCCGGGAAAATGAGCGGCGAGAAATCCCTCATCGCCCCGCACGAGATACCTCGCCGACGCTTCTTTTCCAGGTTCCAAGGTAACGAGTTCATCGAGAAAGCGGAAAGACGGCCCGTGAGGAAGGGACTGGAGTGCGACCTGCATTTCTGATGTCATGTGAAAGAACCCTGGCACGTCCCGCCCCCCAAGCCAACCTGTGAATCATCGCCGTGTTGACCCGCTGGAATTTCGTCTGTAGCCTCAACCCCCGTGGCCATCAGCGACCCCATCGCCTCCCCCCTCCGCTCACCGCTCCGGCGGTGGCTGCGCGCGCCGTGGGACTATGTGATGATGGCTCTGGGATTGCTTTACTGGGGCGTTTTCGGAGGGTTGCTGACACTGGTCGGAGGGCCATTGCATCTGGTCCTGCCACAGAGGATCGGCCAGAAAATCGGCAGGAGACTCCTGCAACAGTTGTTCAGCAAATTCGTCGTCTACTTGCGCTTGTCTGATCTGGTACGGGCGGACCTGACAGGCCTGGACGCGCTGGGAGGCCTCACCCATTCGTTCATCGTGGCACCCAACCACACTTCGTTATGGGATGTCGTGTTCATCATCGCCCGCCTGCCTTGCGCCGTGTGCGTGATGAAAAAACAGATCCTCACCAATCCCGTGCTCGGTGGGGGGGCTAGGCTGGCGGGCTACATCGCGAACGACGGGATGAAGCGCGTCATGCGCGACGCCTCAAAGTCGCTCGCGGACGGCGGCCAGCTGCTGATGTTCCCCGAGGGCACGCGGACACGGCCGGACGCCCGCTGGATCAACCCGCTCAAGGGTGGTTGCGCGATCATCTCCAAACGGACGGGTGTGCCGGTCTATCCCATTTTCATCCGCAGCGACACCCGTTTCCTGCAAAAAGGCTGGCCGCTATGGCGGAGGCCCGTTTTTCCGATCCACATGCGGTTTGACGTGGGCGAACCCATGGTGCCGGAACCGGGCGAAAGCTCCCAGGAATTCACCGCCCGCCTCGCGGCGGTGTACGAGCGGGAGCTCTCCAAGCCGGATCCGCTGCGCAGAACCCATGGCTGATCCACGCCGGACTGAAGCCGTGCCGCCCGTCGACATCTCCAGACCCAACTTTCATCACAGCTCTTGCCCCAACGGGATTTGGCGTTTAAAGCAAGGGGTACATGCCAGATGCGCGACCGCTTATCCTCATTCCGAGCTACAACACCGGACCGATTCTTTTGGAAACGGTGAAGTCCGCCCTCTCGCTGGGAACACCGGTCTGGGTGGTTTTCGATGGCTCTACGGACGGCTCTCCCGCACTGATCCATAACCTGAAAGGGGAAAATTTCCGTGTTATCGAGCTGCCGGAGAATTCCGGCAAAGGTGCGGCGGTATTGTACGGTCTTCGCGAGGCGATCCGTGACGGCTTCACCCACGTCCTGACAATGGACGCTGATGGCCAGCATCCGGCGACGGCGGTGCCGGAATTTTTCCGGCTTTCCGCATCTCACCCCGAGGCTGCGGTCTTCGGCCGGCCGATCTTCGACTCATCCGCCCCCGCGCTGCGCGTGAACGGGCGTAAGGTATCCAATTTCTGGGCGAATCTGGAAACTCTCGGCTGGGGGATGGATGATTCCCTCTTCGGAATGCGGCTTTACCCCGCACAGGACCTGCTGGAGGTTTTCGAATCCACGGCATTTGCCAGACGCTTTGATTTCGACCCGGAGGTGGCCGTGCGCCTGTGCTGGCGTGGCGTACCTGTCATCAACCTTCCGACGCCGGTGCGCTACCCGAGCAAGGAGGACGGCGGCGTTTCACAATTCCGCTATCTCCGGGACAACACGTTGCTGACCTGGATGCACCTGCGGCTGCTGTTCGGATTTTTCGCCCGCCTTCCACTGCTCATCGCCCGCGGATCGAACCCGCTCGAGAGCCTGAGCCCACCCGCCCGATGAGCGATCCTGCGGAACATCAAATCGCAGCGCTTTTTCCCGGCCGCTGGAACCGGAACTACGTCGCCACCAAGCTTCGGACGGATCCGCTCTACACCGCGCTCGCGGACACCCTCGGGCATTCGCCGTTTCCCCTGCTCGATCTCGGCTGCGGTCTCGGCCTGCTGGCGTTTTTCCTGAGATCGAGAGGTATCGAGGTCCCGATTCTCGGTCTGGACTACGATGCGGGAAAAATCGATTCGGCACGGCAGGCTGCGGAAAAATCCGGCCGGCGTGATCTCTCTTTCGCTCATCACGACGCCCGTACCGGCCTGCCCGAACATCACGGTAATGTGAGCATCCTGGACATTCTCCAGTTCTTCACCCCCTCCGAACAGGAGAATCTGTTGCAGCTCGCCGCCTCAAGGGTCTTACCGGGGGGCAAGCTCGTCATCCGTTCCGGGCTGCGGGATGGATCGCTGCGTTTCAAGGTCACCGTTCTCGGCGACCTGCTGGCGAAGGCGACATTCTGGATGAAAGCCGCCCCCACCCACTATCCGACGCGGGAGGATTTCGAACGTGTTTTATCCCCCTTCGGCAGCGTGGAGGTCACGTCCCTGTGGGGAAAAACACCGTTCAACAATTATCTGATCGTCCTCAGTCGGCCGATTTGATAAAAAAGTGAGCCTTTTTTTCACTTTTTATCATCCCCGACTAAACCCTTTGCCGAAATGGACCGTCTAGGTGGAGTGGAATCCTCACCAGAAATCGACGACGTAGACAGCTTCGTACAGGAGCTGACCGGTTGTCAGGATGATCTCATCCTGTTCATCCGGACGATTTGCGGTGATTTTCATCTCGCTGCGGACATCCGTCAGGAGGTGAACATGGTGCTCTGGCGCAAGCGGGGAAAATTCGCCCCGGGCACGAGTTTCCGAAGCTGGGCCTACCGGATCGCACACCTGGAAGTGAAAAACCATTTCCGTCAGACCAAGCGCCGTTCGGTCACCTCCCTTGATCCGGAACTGCTGGACTACTTCGCCGCGGAACTTCCCGCCTCCACCGACGAGCTTCCCGAGCGCCGGCGGGCCCTGCAAGGCTGCATGGAGCGCCTGACTCCGAAGGATCACGAACTGATCCGGCACCGCTATTGGTCGGAAAGCTCGCTGGAGATCCTCGCGAGTTCCAGCGACCGCAGCATCGGCACTCTCAAAGCCCGGCTTTTCCAACTCCGTGCCGCCCTGCGGCTCTGTATCAGCGAACGACTGTCGGAGGTGTCCGCATGAATCCCAAACTCGAACGACTGCTGAACCGTTGGCTCGAGGGCGATCTCACGCCTCCTGAAGAGGCTGCGGTGCAACGCCTGCTGGTTGAGGATCCCGAAGCACGCCGCGTTTATTATGAGCTTCTGATGGTGGATAAAATGCTGAACGAAACCCAGGAAACGGTTTCCTCCAGCCTCGGGATGATGAATTCGCTGGCGGACAACCTCGCCACCTCCTCTCCGAAAATCCGCCTTTTCCCCGCGAGAATCGTCGCCATCGCGGCGCTCGTCGCCCTGTCGCTCTTCGCCGCGTTTTTCCTCACCCGCCAGCTCCCGGAATCTGAAAAATCCGGTCCCAGAATCGCCGGCAGCATCGACAGCCGCATCACCATCGCCCAACGGCAGGACAGCTCCCGTTGGGAAGTCGGCGAACTCCTGCGGCTCGAACGCGGAACCGCCGCCATCCAGCTCAATCCGTCGGTCTCCGGAAAC is from Luteolibacter yonseiensis and encodes:
- a CDS encoding putative signal transducing protein, with product MQTVATFTTPEDAHLFRTFLGSHGIEAFLLDEHFIQSFWYYSNTLGGVRLAVQDEDLEHAADIHQAYMDTLRKGPYPLQPVRAWPVVILLSILFSVPLPIFGRQPWRQD
- a CDS encoding RNA polymerase sigma factor codes for the protein MANSTAATEASPAASAWREWLEEHGPKLLLFARQQSRSHEDAKDIFQDALVKLVEKVRSGEFVGGQEAWLPYLYTAIRRLAIDLSRRDDRRKRREDNVSADAEAFSNDLQPWFETESSDDETRSQLERGLKELPEKFAEVITMKIWGERTFAEIGETLGISQNTAASRYRYGLEALKKLLSNARNRGDLSI
- a CDS encoding PDZ domain-containing protein, giving the protein MKTKSFHLVTAGLAAMISPALALEAPADNAPPPPAVKEDRAAVPKIQIPQVKGLVAPKPAAAFLGVVTGELPKLLADHLVLDKGQGVVVRSVVSDSPAEKAGLAVNDVITKVGEISVGSPADITQQITSFKPGESVVLQIIHKGQPSKLEVKLESKPAELTMMDQLPPEQLDLENLPKELADRVRGAIAGNVGALDLQQDMDAETLSLEMKNAVEQMQKRMQGAFAEAMADEQESKEETRTTNSEATVRMSDNDGSVEVKSKNGAKQVTVRDHQDNVVWSGPWDTAADKQAAPGDVQTRVARLNLDSSFKGGGLRLRMNSHPVPPEE
- a CDS encoding 3-hydroxyacyl-ACP dehydratase FabZ family protein, which codes for MQVALQSLPHGPSFRFLDELVTLEPGKEASARYLVRGDEGFLAAHFPGNPMMPGVLLIEAIAQLGGIVVQPALTELRLTGVRAAKVLGAAVPGDVLEIRAKIEGSLGGLVQIEGDVSGPHGLLASAKVTLSGAVPGNG
- a CDS encoding lysophospholipid acyltransferase family protein; the encoded protein is MAISDPIASPLRSPLRRWLRAPWDYVMMALGLLYWGVFGGLLTLVGGPLHLVLPQRIGQKIGRRLLQQLFSKFVVYLRLSDLVRADLTGLDALGGLTHSFIVAPNHTSLWDVVFIIARLPCAVCVMKKQILTNPVLGGGARLAGYIANDGMKRVMRDASKSLADGGQLLMFPEGTRTRPDARWINPLKGGCAIISKRTGVPVYPIFIRSDTRFLQKGWPLWRRPVFPIHMRFDVGEPMVPEPGESSQEFTARLAAVYERELSKPDPLRRTHG
- a CDS encoding glycosyltransferase family 2 protein, which translates into the protein MPDARPLILIPSYNTGPILLETVKSALSLGTPVWVVFDGSTDGSPALIHNLKGENFRVIELPENSGKGAAVLYGLREAIRDGFTHVLTMDADGQHPATAVPEFFRLSASHPEAAVFGRPIFDSSAPALRVNGRKVSNFWANLETLGWGMDDSLFGMRLYPAQDLLEVFESTAFARRFDFDPEVAVRLCWRGVPVINLPTPVRYPSKEDGGVSQFRYLRDNTLLTWMHLRLLFGFFARLPLLIARGSNPLESLSPPAR
- a CDS encoding class I SAM-dependent methyltransferase; translation: MSDPAEHQIAALFPGRWNRNYVATKLRTDPLYTALADTLGHSPFPLLDLGCGLGLLAFFLRSRGIEVPILGLDYDAGKIDSARQAAEKSGRRDLSFAHHDARTGLPEHHGNVSILDILQFFTPSEQENLLQLAASRVLPGGKLVIRSGLRDGSLRFKVTVLGDLLAKATFWMKAAPTHYPTREDFERVLSPFGSVEVTSLWGKTPFNNYLIVLSRPI
- a CDS encoding RNA polymerase sigma factor — encoded protein: MDRLGGVESSPEIDDVDSFVQELTGCQDDLILFIRTICGDFHLAADIRQEVNMVLWRKRGKFAPGTSFRSWAYRIAHLEVKNHFRQTKRRSVTSLDPELLDYFAAELPASTDELPERRRALQGCMERLTPKDHELIRHRYWSESSLEILASSSDRSIGTLKARLFQLRAALRLCISERLSEVSA